The following proteins are co-located in the Branchiostoma lanceolatum isolate klBraLanc5 chromosome 16, klBraLanc5.hap2, whole genome shotgun sequence genome:
- the LOC136422031 gene encoding serine/threonine-protein kinase 33-like isoform X2, whose translation MGDNDSWFNGSIIEEPSFSAPMSQKARVSSADRQVNHTRVEDESSIQEHYDFGPKLGQGSFGVVFEAVHKETGVRWAIKKVNKEKAGSSAVKLLEREVAILKKVNHPNLIHLEEVFETPRKMYLILELCESGELKDYFDKKGSFSEEETKHIIKNLASAIAYLHKNDTVHRDLKLENILVRPDESSKEESEEKAEQDLLNVKISDFGLSIVKGRSGSDSMMQDVCGTPIYMAPEVLNNHDYSQQCDVWSIGVIMYMLLAGHPPFFAKEEEKLYDLIKKGELDFSEPVWEDISEDAKSILSSMLRVDPAHRLTASQILDHPWVTGLDGNSTQPTNVLELMKQWGKELRDEEFSEESEDNNNQTEEDLQENGLEEDENQGPGDKDKSKSLTSLGVAPRRSSADTAADQLHEAEMHHIRKAAGAGRRASMPYLSQHQPTNRKVSAAPKFSSHKPKKKVESPEIVKSHRGRTKNKHSRSVQITVGSTPASPIKEKRNSISLGTPSRQAKPSPLNSPHTTAKSFKPSTPGQLPKSSSPGGKPTNGKVKKKPST comes from the exons ATGGGAGACAACGATAGCTGGTTCAATGG ATCCATTATCGAGGAACCTAGCTTCTCCGCCCCGATGAGCCAGAAAGCGCGGGTGAGCAGTGCCGACcgccag GTGAACCACACGCGGGTTGAAGATGAGAGTTCCATACAGGAGCACTATGACTTCGGCCCCAAGCTGGGACAGGGGAGCTTCGGCGTTGTGTTCGAGGCCGTTCACAAGGAGACCGGCGTCAGATGGGCCATCAAGAAGGTCAACAAGGAAAAG GCGGGTAGTTCTGCAGTGAAGCTCCTGGAAAGAGAGGTGGCCATCTTGAAGAAGGTCAACCACCCAAACCTCATCCACCTGGAGGAGGTCTTTGAGACACCCAGG aaaatgtaCCTAATTCTGGAGCTGTGTGAGTCGGGGGAACTGAAGGATTACTTCGACAAGAAGGGATCCTTCTCGGAAGAAGAGACAAAACACATTATCAAGAATTTGGCCAGTGCAATAGCTTATCTCCACAAAAACG ATACCGTCCATCGTGATTTGAAGTTAGAGAACATTCTAGTTAGACCAGATGAATCCAGTAAGGAGGAAAGTGAAGAAAAGGCAGAGCAGGACCTCCTCAATGTCAAG ATCTCTGACTTTGGGTTGTCTATAGTAAAGGGGAGATCGGGTAGTGACTCCATGATGCAGGATGTATGTGGTACCCCCATCTATATGG CTCCAGAAGTGTTGAATAATCACGATTACAGTCAACAGTGCGATGTGTGGAGCATAGGAGTTATCATGTACATGCT GTTGGCTGGCCATCCACCGTTCTTTGCTAAAGAAGAAGAGAAACTGTACGACTTAATAAAGAAGGGAGAATTGGACTTCTCTGAACCTGTCTGGGAAGATATTTCTGAAGATG CTAAGAGCATACTGAGCAGCATGTTGCGTGTGGATCCCGCCCACAGACTAACTGCCAGTCAGATCCTGGACCATCCATGGGTTACT GGCCTTGACGGGAACTCGACCCAGCCCACAAACGTGTTAGAACTGATGAAACAGTGGGGGAAGGAACTGAGGGACGAGGAGTTTTCAGAGGAGTCGGAGGACAACAACAATCAG acTGAAGAAGACCTCCAGGAGAATGGGCTGGAGGAGGATGAGAACCAGGGACCAGGGGACAAGGATAAGTCAAAG AGTTTGACGTCCCTAGGCGTGGCGCCGCGGCGATCGTCAGCAGACACTGCTGCTGACCAACTGCACGAGGCAGAGATGCATCATATCCGAAAG gcgGCTGGTGCTGGTAGAAGAGCCTCCATGCCGTATCTGTCCCAACATCAGCCCACCAACAGAAAAGTCAGCGCTGCACCCAAATTCTCCTCTCATAAACCG aaaaagaaagtgGAATCTCCAGAAATTGTGAAGTCCCATCGGGGTAGAACCAAGAACAAACACTCAAGAAGTGTACAGATCACAGTTGGG TCAACACCTGCGTCACcaataaaagaaaagagaaatagCATCTCTCTAGGCACCCCCTCCAGGCAGGCCAAGCCGTCACCCCTCAACTCACCCCACACAACAGCCAAGAGCTTCAAGCCCTCCACACCCGGGCAGTTGCCAAAATCATCATCACCAGGGGGGAAACCAACTaatgggaaagtaaagaaaaagccAAGTACATAG
- the LOC136422031 gene encoding serine/threonine-protein kinase 33-like isoform X1: MSQKARVSSADRQVNHTRVEDESSIQEHYDFGPKLGQGSFGVVFEAVHKETGVRWAIKKVNKEKAGSSAVKLLEREVAILKKVNHPNLIHLEEVFETPRKMYLILELCESGELKDYFDKKGSFSEEETKHIIKNLASAIAYLHKNDTVHRDLKLENILVRPDESSKEESEEKAEQDLLNVKISDFGLSIVKGRSGSDSMMQDVCGTPIYMAPEVLNNHDYSQQCDVWSIGVIMYMLLAGHPPFFAKEEEKLYDLIKKGELDFSEPVWEDISEDAKSILSSMLRVDPAHRLTASQILDHPWVTGLDGNSTQPTNVLELMKQWGKELRDEEFSEESEDNNNQTEEDLQENGLEEDENQGPGDKDKSKSLTSLGVAPRRSSADTAADQLHEAEMHHIRKAAGAGRRASMPYLSQHQPTNRKVSAAPKFSSHKPKKKVESPEIVKSHRGRTKNKHSRSVQITVGSTPASPIKEKRNSISLGTPSRQAKPSPLNSPHTTAKSFKPSTPGQLPKSSSPGGKPTNGKVKKKPST, encoded by the exons ATGAGCCAGAAAGCGCGGGTGAGCAGTGCCGACcgccag GTGAACCACACGCGGGTTGAAGATGAGAGTTCCATACAGGAGCACTATGACTTCGGCCCCAAGCTGGGACAGGGGAGCTTCGGCGTTGTGTTCGAGGCCGTTCACAAGGAGACCGGCGTCAGATGGGCCATCAAGAAGGTCAACAAGGAAAAG GCGGGTAGTTCTGCAGTGAAGCTCCTGGAAAGAGAGGTGGCCATCTTGAAGAAGGTCAACCACCCAAACCTCATCCACCTGGAGGAGGTCTTTGAGACACCCAGG aaaatgtaCCTAATTCTGGAGCTGTGTGAGTCGGGGGAACTGAAGGATTACTTCGACAAGAAGGGATCCTTCTCGGAAGAAGAGACAAAACACATTATCAAGAATTTGGCCAGTGCAATAGCTTATCTCCACAAAAACG ATACCGTCCATCGTGATTTGAAGTTAGAGAACATTCTAGTTAGACCAGATGAATCCAGTAAGGAGGAAAGTGAAGAAAAGGCAGAGCAGGACCTCCTCAATGTCAAG ATCTCTGACTTTGGGTTGTCTATAGTAAAGGGGAGATCGGGTAGTGACTCCATGATGCAGGATGTATGTGGTACCCCCATCTATATGG CTCCAGAAGTGTTGAATAATCACGATTACAGTCAACAGTGCGATGTGTGGAGCATAGGAGTTATCATGTACATGCT GTTGGCTGGCCATCCACCGTTCTTTGCTAAAGAAGAAGAGAAACTGTACGACTTAATAAAGAAGGGAGAATTGGACTTCTCTGAACCTGTCTGGGAAGATATTTCTGAAGATG CTAAGAGCATACTGAGCAGCATGTTGCGTGTGGATCCCGCCCACAGACTAACTGCCAGTCAGATCCTGGACCATCCATGGGTTACT GGCCTTGACGGGAACTCGACCCAGCCCACAAACGTGTTAGAACTGATGAAACAGTGGGGGAAGGAACTGAGGGACGAGGAGTTTTCAGAGGAGTCGGAGGACAACAACAATCAG acTGAAGAAGACCTCCAGGAGAATGGGCTGGAGGAGGATGAGAACCAGGGACCAGGGGACAAGGATAAGTCAAAG AGTTTGACGTCCCTAGGCGTGGCGCCGCGGCGATCGTCAGCAGACACTGCTGCTGACCAACTGCACGAGGCAGAGATGCATCATATCCGAAAG gcgGCTGGTGCTGGTAGAAGAGCCTCCATGCCGTATCTGTCCCAACATCAGCCCACCAACAGAAAAGTCAGCGCTGCACCCAAATTCTCCTCTCATAAACCG aaaaagaaagtgGAATCTCCAGAAATTGTGAAGTCCCATCGGGGTAGAACCAAGAACAAACACTCAAGAAGTGTACAGATCACAGTTGGG TCAACACCTGCGTCACcaataaaagaaaagagaaatagCATCTCTCTAGGCACCCCCTCCAGGCAGGCCAAGCCGTCACCCCTCAACTCACCCCACACAACAGCCAAGAGCTTCAAGCCCTCCACACCCGGGCAGTTGCCAAAATCATCATCACCAGGGGGGAAACCAACTaatgggaaagtaaagaaaaagccAAGTACATAG
- the LOC136422031 gene encoding serine/threonine-protein kinase 33-like isoform X3: protein MSQKARVSSADRQVNHTRVEDESSIQEHYDFGPKLGQGSFGVVFEAVHKETGVRWAIKKVNKEKAGSSAVKLLEREVAILKKVNHPNLIHLEEVFETPRKMYLILELCESGELKDYFDKKGSFSEEETKHIIKNLASAIAYLHKNDTVHRDLKLENILVRPDESSKEESEEKAEQDLLNVKISDFGLSIVKGRSGSDSMMQDVCGTPIYMAPEVLNNHDYSQQCDVWSIGVIMYMLLAGHPPFFAKEEEKLYDLIKKGELDFSEPVWEDISEDAKSILSSMLRVDPAHRLTASQILDHPWVTGLDGNSTQPTNVLELMKQWGKELRDEEFSEESEDNNNQTEEDLQENGLEEDENQGPGDKDKSKSLTSLGVAPRRSSADTAADQLHEAEMHHIRKAAGAGRRASMPYLSQHQPTNRKVSAAPKFSSHKPSTPASPIKEKRNSISLGTPSRQAKPSPLNSPHTTAKSFKPSTPGQLPKSSSPGGKPTNGKVKKKPST, encoded by the exons ATGAGCCAGAAAGCGCGGGTGAGCAGTGCCGACcgccag GTGAACCACACGCGGGTTGAAGATGAGAGTTCCATACAGGAGCACTATGACTTCGGCCCCAAGCTGGGACAGGGGAGCTTCGGCGTTGTGTTCGAGGCCGTTCACAAGGAGACCGGCGTCAGATGGGCCATCAAGAAGGTCAACAAGGAAAAG GCGGGTAGTTCTGCAGTGAAGCTCCTGGAAAGAGAGGTGGCCATCTTGAAGAAGGTCAACCACCCAAACCTCATCCACCTGGAGGAGGTCTTTGAGACACCCAGG aaaatgtaCCTAATTCTGGAGCTGTGTGAGTCGGGGGAACTGAAGGATTACTTCGACAAGAAGGGATCCTTCTCGGAAGAAGAGACAAAACACATTATCAAGAATTTGGCCAGTGCAATAGCTTATCTCCACAAAAACG ATACCGTCCATCGTGATTTGAAGTTAGAGAACATTCTAGTTAGACCAGATGAATCCAGTAAGGAGGAAAGTGAAGAAAAGGCAGAGCAGGACCTCCTCAATGTCAAG ATCTCTGACTTTGGGTTGTCTATAGTAAAGGGGAGATCGGGTAGTGACTCCATGATGCAGGATGTATGTGGTACCCCCATCTATATGG CTCCAGAAGTGTTGAATAATCACGATTACAGTCAACAGTGCGATGTGTGGAGCATAGGAGTTATCATGTACATGCT GTTGGCTGGCCATCCACCGTTCTTTGCTAAAGAAGAAGAGAAACTGTACGACTTAATAAAGAAGGGAGAATTGGACTTCTCTGAACCTGTCTGGGAAGATATTTCTGAAGATG CTAAGAGCATACTGAGCAGCATGTTGCGTGTGGATCCCGCCCACAGACTAACTGCCAGTCAGATCCTGGACCATCCATGGGTTACT GGCCTTGACGGGAACTCGACCCAGCCCACAAACGTGTTAGAACTGATGAAACAGTGGGGGAAGGAACTGAGGGACGAGGAGTTTTCAGAGGAGTCGGAGGACAACAACAATCAG acTGAAGAAGACCTCCAGGAGAATGGGCTGGAGGAGGATGAGAACCAGGGACCAGGGGACAAGGATAAGTCAAAG AGTTTGACGTCCCTAGGCGTGGCGCCGCGGCGATCGTCAGCAGACACTGCTGCTGACCAACTGCACGAGGCAGAGATGCATCATATCCGAAAG gcgGCTGGTGCTGGTAGAAGAGCCTCCATGCCGTATCTGTCCCAACATCAGCCCACCAACAGAAAAGTCAGCGCTGCACCCAAATTCTCCTCTCATAAACCG TCAACACCTGCGTCACcaataaaagaaaagagaaatagCATCTCTCTAGGCACCCCCTCCAGGCAGGCCAAGCCGTCACCCCTCAACTCACCCCACACAACAGCCAAGAGCTTCAAGCCCTCCACACCCGGGCAGTTGCCAAAATCATCATCACCAGGGGGGAAACCAACTaatgggaaagtaaagaaaaagccAAGTACATAG
- the LOC136422031 gene encoding serine/threonine-protein kinase 33-like isoform X4: MSQKARVSSADRQVNHTRVEDESSIQEHYDFGPKLGQGSFGVVFEAVHKETGVRWAIKKVNKEKAGSSAVKLLEREVAILKKVNHPNLIHLEEVFETPRKMYLILELCESGELKDYFDKKGSFSEEETKHIIKNLASAIAYLHKNDTVHRDLKLENILVRPDESSKEESEEKAEQDLLNVKISDFGLSIVKGRSGSDSMMQDVCGTPIYMAPEVLNNHDYSQQCDVWSIGVIMYMLLAGHPPFFAKEEEKLYDLIKKGELDFSEPVWEDISEDAKSILSSMLRVDPAHRLTASQILDHPWVTGLDGNSTQPTNVLELMKQWGKELRDEEFSEESEDNNNQTEEDLQENGLEEDENQGPGDKDKSKAAGAGRRASMPYLSQHQPTNRKVSAAPKFSSHKPKKKVESPEIVKSHRGRTKNKHSRSVQITVGSTPASPIKEKRNSISLGTPSRQAKPSPLNSPHTTAKSFKPSTPGQLPKSSSPGGKPTNGKVKKKPST; the protein is encoded by the exons ATGAGCCAGAAAGCGCGGGTGAGCAGTGCCGACcgccag GTGAACCACACGCGGGTTGAAGATGAGAGTTCCATACAGGAGCACTATGACTTCGGCCCCAAGCTGGGACAGGGGAGCTTCGGCGTTGTGTTCGAGGCCGTTCACAAGGAGACCGGCGTCAGATGGGCCATCAAGAAGGTCAACAAGGAAAAG GCGGGTAGTTCTGCAGTGAAGCTCCTGGAAAGAGAGGTGGCCATCTTGAAGAAGGTCAACCACCCAAACCTCATCCACCTGGAGGAGGTCTTTGAGACACCCAGG aaaatgtaCCTAATTCTGGAGCTGTGTGAGTCGGGGGAACTGAAGGATTACTTCGACAAGAAGGGATCCTTCTCGGAAGAAGAGACAAAACACATTATCAAGAATTTGGCCAGTGCAATAGCTTATCTCCACAAAAACG ATACCGTCCATCGTGATTTGAAGTTAGAGAACATTCTAGTTAGACCAGATGAATCCAGTAAGGAGGAAAGTGAAGAAAAGGCAGAGCAGGACCTCCTCAATGTCAAG ATCTCTGACTTTGGGTTGTCTATAGTAAAGGGGAGATCGGGTAGTGACTCCATGATGCAGGATGTATGTGGTACCCCCATCTATATGG CTCCAGAAGTGTTGAATAATCACGATTACAGTCAACAGTGCGATGTGTGGAGCATAGGAGTTATCATGTACATGCT GTTGGCTGGCCATCCACCGTTCTTTGCTAAAGAAGAAGAGAAACTGTACGACTTAATAAAGAAGGGAGAATTGGACTTCTCTGAACCTGTCTGGGAAGATATTTCTGAAGATG CTAAGAGCATACTGAGCAGCATGTTGCGTGTGGATCCCGCCCACAGACTAACTGCCAGTCAGATCCTGGACCATCCATGGGTTACT GGCCTTGACGGGAACTCGACCCAGCCCACAAACGTGTTAGAACTGATGAAACAGTGGGGGAAGGAACTGAGGGACGAGGAGTTTTCAGAGGAGTCGGAGGACAACAACAATCAG acTGAAGAAGACCTCCAGGAGAATGGGCTGGAGGAGGATGAGAACCAGGGACCAGGGGACAAGGATAAGTCAAAG gcgGCTGGTGCTGGTAGAAGAGCCTCCATGCCGTATCTGTCCCAACATCAGCCCACCAACAGAAAAGTCAGCGCTGCACCCAAATTCTCCTCTCATAAACCG aaaaagaaagtgGAATCTCCAGAAATTGTGAAGTCCCATCGGGGTAGAACCAAGAACAAACACTCAAGAAGTGTACAGATCACAGTTGGG TCAACACCTGCGTCACcaataaaagaaaagagaaatagCATCTCTCTAGGCACCCCCTCCAGGCAGGCCAAGCCGTCACCCCTCAACTCACCCCACACAACAGCCAAGAGCTTCAAGCCCTCCACACCCGGGCAGTTGCCAAAATCATCATCACCAGGGGGGAAACCAACTaatgggaaagtaaagaaaaagccAAGTACATAG
- the LOC136422031 gene encoding serine/threonine-protein kinase 33-like isoform X5 — protein sequence MSQKARVSSADRQVNHTRVEDESSIQEHYDFGPKLGQGSFGVVFEAVHKETGVRWAIKKVNKEKAGSSAVKLLEREVAILKKVNHPNLIHLEEVFETPRKMYLILELCESGELKDYFDKKGSFSEEETKHIIKNLASAIAYLHKNDTVHRDLKLENILVRPDESSKEESEEKAEQDLLNVKISDFGLSIVKGRSGSDSMMQDVCGTPIYMAPEVLNNHDYSQQCDVWSIGVIMYMLLAGHPPFFAKEEEKLYDLIKKGELDFSEPVWEDISEDAKSILSSMLRVDPAHRLTASQILDHPWVTGLDGNSTQPTNVLELMKQWGKELRDEEFSEESEDNNNQTEEDLQENGLEEDENQGPGDKDKSKAAGAGRRASMPYLSQHQPTNRKVSAAPKFSSHKPSTPASPIKEKRNSISLGTPSRQAKPSPLNSPHTTAKSFKPSTPGQLPKSSSPGGKPTNGKVKKKPST from the exons ATGAGCCAGAAAGCGCGGGTGAGCAGTGCCGACcgccag GTGAACCACACGCGGGTTGAAGATGAGAGTTCCATACAGGAGCACTATGACTTCGGCCCCAAGCTGGGACAGGGGAGCTTCGGCGTTGTGTTCGAGGCCGTTCACAAGGAGACCGGCGTCAGATGGGCCATCAAGAAGGTCAACAAGGAAAAG GCGGGTAGTTCTGCAGTGAAGCTCCTGGAAAGAGAGGTGGCCATCTTGAAGAAGGTCAACCACCCAAACCTCATCCACCTGGAGGAGGTCTTTGAGACACCCAGG aaaatgtaCCTAATTCTGGAGCTGTGTGAGTCGGGGGAACTGAAGGATTACTTCGACAAGAAGGGATCCTTCTCGGAAGAAGAGACAAAACACATTATCAAGAATTTGGCCAGTGCAATAGCTTATCTCCACAAAAACG ATACCGTCCATCGTGATTTGAAGTTAGAGAACATTCTAGTTAGACCAGATGAATCCAGTAAGGAGGAAAGTGAAGAAAAGGCAGAGCAGGACCTCCTCAATGTCAAG ATCTCTGACTTTGGGTTGTCTATAGTAAAGGGGAGATCGGGTAGTGACTCCATGATGCAGGATGTATGTGGTACCCCCATCTATATGG CTCCAGAAGTGTTGAATAATCACGATTACAGTCAACAGTGCGATGTGTGGAGCATAGGAGTTATCATGTACATGCT GTTGGCTGGCCATCCACCGTTCTTTGCTAAAGAAGAAGAGAAACTGTACGACTTAATAAAGAAGGGAGAATTGGACTTCTCTGAACCTGTCTGGGAAGATATTTCTGAAGATG CTAAGAGCATACTGAGCAGCATGTTGCGTGTGGATCCCGCCCACAGACTAACTGCCAGTCAGATCCTGGACCATCCATGGGTTACT GGCCTTGACGGGAACTCGACCCAGCCCACAAACGTGTTAGAACTGATGAAACAGTGGGGGAAGGAACTGAGGGACGAGGAGTTTTCAGAGGAGTCGGAGGACAACAACAATCAG acTGAAGAAGACCTCCAGGAGAATGGGCTGGAGGAGGATGAGAACCAGGGACCAGGGGACAAGGATAAGTCAAAG gcgGCTGGTGCTGGTAGAAGAGCCTCCATGCCGTATCTGTCCCAACATCAGCCCACCAACAGAAAAGTCAGCGCTGCACCCAAATTCTCCTCTCATAAACCG TCAACACCTGCGTCACcaataaaagaaaagagaaatagCATCTCTCTAGGCACCCCCTCCAGGCAGGCCAAGCCGTCACCCCTCAACTCACCCCACACAACAGCCAAGAGCTTCAAGCCCTCCACACCCGGGCAGTTGCCAAAATCATCATCACCAGGGGGGAAACCAACTaatgggaaagtaaagaaaaagccAAGTACATAG